ACTTGTGCTTAGTATAGCAGTAGAAGCACCAGGAAGCTGGAGCGCTGTGGCAGCTGAAAGGTTACAGAGCTTGGTTCAACTCCGCCTggggacccttgttgcatgtcatatatcaactgataaaatattatagattaaactactcAGCAGTACATGTGGTTGTTAAAATCATAATGTTAAAACTAACACTATACTGTTGCTGTTAATTTCATCATTCACtcaaaaatgaaatgcaacaagtcaaactgttgaCAAACTTCAGTATCTGTCCATCCTGAGGAGTCTGAAGGGAGGTCATTATGGTCCTCAGCCCTCTGTGGACCAGTGAAACCAGTGCTGAGGTCTGCCCAGGCTGATTGGTCTCACTGGTTCACAGCTCTGACTGTAATTTGCTTCAAAGGGAATTAGTGGAAACTGTGGCTAATGTGAAGCTGCCTCACGGAcaaacatgttgacatgatgaaatgacctttgacctgagGGATTTGGTACAGTGATCTAACTTTCCCCAACACCAGCAGCCTCTGAGGGGTTTACATCAACTTCATCTGAGAATAAACTCAGTCTGTGTAGAAGTTTTCATGAGTGTCGTTTTAGATGTTTTGTTATGAATTGAAGGACTTGACTGTaagtaaaatcaaatcaaagtcaGAGGGACCCGGAAACAGGCAGGTTTACTGTTCCTAACTCTACGACATTTTATTACGAAAAGAGATGATCAAACCTACACTGCAGTTCCATATTAAACATGAACTCCATTAGGATATACTATATTATAATGTATAAACACGTTGACATAATTTCACTTCTACCACTGTGATGAGTGTTGCTTTCTTAATCATACAACCTGAACAGTTTATTAAACAACCACTTGGTATTCCTTAAAGACCACTTTGACTTCCTCCAGCATCTCTGAGTCTCTTTTTTAACTTCTTAAGTCTCTTTAGTTTTACCTGGAACCTTTGCAAGTACAACCATATCAGGAAGGACCACTAGAACCCCTTCAAAGACTGCAAGGAACACATCATGGACCCATGTAGAACCTTTTGTTGTCAAGACCCATGTATTCTCCACACCACAAGCATCACTTCCATTACATCCATTACAACTGGAACTTTTTTCAGGACCCCATAAATAATTCTTAGAATCTTCTTTGCATCAACCCCGAGAACCTTCTCATGTTCTGTCAAAGGACTTTTAGGACCTCCTCAAAGGCCTCTACAACCTTTTCAAAAACTCCTGAAACCTCCTTAAAGACTCTGaaccaaagcctgatatatcttaatcaacaaatcctccaaattTTTACACAGTTGTCCATGTCACCTCGGCAGATAGACTTTATAGTATTGGCTTATCTGGGCATGCTGTAAGTTGATTTTCAAATCACTTGTCAGCAAGAACATAATGTGTCCAGTTTGCTggttcttcctcttccttcctccctgTATCAAAGGGCGTGCCTCAGGGGTCCATACTGGGACCACTGCTGTTCTCCATATATGTAAATAATCGTTGTGGTAATTTATCAAATGCTGCAttccatttttatgcagatggtacatttatttattgctcaTCTCCTTCAGTGGGACAAACCCTTGAATTCCTGTAGTCTGCCTTTGATGTTGTTCAGTCCCATTTAACACAACCTAAGTTGGTGTTAAATGCAGACAAATCCAAATTCATGCTATTTTTAAATGGCAAATAGTCGCCATCTAATCTTCCAAAGATCTCAACTGCCCAAGCAGTCGAAATTGAAATGGTCACAACTTATAAGtatttaggtaatattattgaTCAGAACTTGTCATTCAAATCACACATTTAACACCTTGTTTCCAAGCTAAAACTTGAGGTAAGTTTCCTGTTTCTCCCTCCAGACAAGGAAACACTTGATTTCGGCAACTTTTTTACCTTTACTGGATTATGGCAATCTGCTCTATATGAATGAACCTGAGCAGTGCCTAAAGAAGTTGGATACTGTATACTGCTTTACGTTTTATTACTGCCTATCTTGTACACCACTGTACTTTGTATGCTGCTGCCAAGTGTCCATCTCTGTATCACAGACTTTCAAATTGGTTGGCTTTTATATATAAATCTCTCCTTGGGCTGGTTCTTCCCTATCagtgtacatacatgtgtaaAAACCAAAGATCAGTATAGCTGCACTCTCACAATATTCTACAGATGTTGGTCCCCAGAGTTAGAAAAGGATCATGTAAAAAAGCCTTTAAATATGCTGCCACTTCTTCCTGGAATAATGTACAGAAGGGCCTGAAATTGTCAGAACTGATTATTGTTGGGGAATTTAAGTCAATTTTAAATGATTGAGGAAATACTACTCAATGTGAGTCACTTACACTGAAATCGTTTttgaaaatttcaatttgtgaGTGACTCTAAGTTCTTACACCCAAAAAAGACTCATGAACCAGCAAAAACTACAAGTCCACTGATGCAGTTTGTACACAGCGTAATCACATTAGCTGCTCTCCACCCAGTTCCATGATCATACATTTATACATCATGCAGCAGGAATATTATGAGCCTAAACATAGCTATAAGTATAACAACCAAAGGAAAACACAGTGCCTATAAGTCTTTGTTTAGAACAGAAATGGCTGTAAATGCCTGGTATAATTTCCGGTTAACTTTATATAACCTTGTGGCAGATTTCTTAGGGGAAAATGATGAGAAATCAACACTGAATGATGTAATATTGAACATGTTGGCAGCTATGACAGACAAAAGTAGCCTCAATATCGACTGCAGCAAGGAGGACACGAATCTGTCCTCTCTGGCAACGCTTACACCAAGGTTATACTGCATATCCCTCACGTACAAGCtcattattaatttaatatctAATACTAACCATTTTAGTTTATGGAGATGGGTTTCAGTGCTTTATGGTCTCATAGTAGGCACTAAGGATAACCTATTGACTCGATTCTGGGCAAACAAACATGTTACAGAATCGGTTCAATGACAGCGTCACCAAAAATCTTATAATAAATCAGCAGAACTCCAGAAAAAAATTAACTGTTCTTGAACGCAGTTCTTTTGTCCTCACGGACATGGAATTTAGCAAACACACTGATAACTGAGAGTGTTTATAAGACCACATCTGGTATTACATTTCAGTCAAAGGCACATAAATGGATGCACTATCTATAGCAAATGGTTACTAGCATGCTTTCAGTGCTCTtcctacacaaacacagtgcTCCATACCTGCAATGTTAATTGACTTACAAGAGGAGTCAGCACtttatttgatgtgtttcaGCAGGGGTTGCAACTATTAGTACTACCACTACTGATGATGTAACAACAGTCTTTCTATAGctgataaaagaagaaaaaaggcagCAATACTTAGGGAAGTCTTTTATTTTCTAGAGTAAGATTAGAGACTTCTCTTTTAAACAGGGAGGCATTCACTAAGAGATGAAATTTAAGAAATCTACTTTGTGACTGAAAGAATCAAACCAACTGTaatttagaaatgtatttttgaaacATGTTATGTTCTTGTTTACATATAATAAACagtattatttttgtcaaagaatccatcttttcaaaatgttcatGTTATTGAGAGTATAAAAGTATATCAGATAACTTTTAACATTAGTAGCTTACATTTTACTGAAGACAAGACTTTTACATAATGTACgtattttagacattttcaaTCCATACAGTACAGGGTTGAAGAGCGGTTGGCAAGTGAGGAAGTATAATGATAAAACAATGCGCAACATATTGGGTACACTGCTCATATCAAATCTGCTCTGCATTATTTCAAAGAAACAACCACAAGAGAAGTTGAGCAGGGAAATAAGGTGAGGTGTGCAGGTACTGACAGCTTTCTGTCTGGTCTGTTTAGAACcataaaaacagactttaagaatCCTTATGTATGTGTAAAGAATTAAAGTTACAACACCAACAATTAGGAAAATTGTGTAAATAATTCCATAAATGTTATTGGCGGTGGTGTCATAGCATGCCAGTTTGACCACAGAGTAGTTGTCACAGTACACTTTGTTGATGATGTTTCCACACAGCTGTAAAGGAGCACTCAAAGATATCATGACAGCAACTTCAATAAATGGGAATAACCATGTTATAGCAATAAGCATGGCAACCTTTTTAGACGTCATACGTGTGTTATATTGCAGAGGAAAACAGATAGCAAGGTATCTGTCATAAGACATGATGGCTAAGTTACAAAACTGCACATTTGCATAAGAATACACAAAGAAAATCTGCAGGAAGcagaaagaagcagaaacagtgtGAATGTCAGAGAGGATCTGAACCAGAAGGAATGGAAACAACCCTGTACTACCATACAGTTCATTTACAAACAGGCTGCACAGAAAAAGGTACATAGGTTCATGTAAGCTTCTGTTCATACAGATAACCACAATGAGCAAAACATTGGCACAAACAGttaaaatatacaaagaaatgagaatcacaaaaaataaatattttaagtgACCGCTGTCAATGTAGGCATTTAATGTGAAGTATGAAAATTGAGTCGAGTTTATCATGATCCTCCGCTTGGCTTGCAGAACAATCATAACACTTTTTGTGAGGTTAACTAAATGCACCAATCATGTtacatttcataaaatatttcactAATCTAAACTAAGCAACACAtagctgaaaaataaacatataagcAATATTCAATTTTCTTCCTTTGTAGAAATTCGTTTTAAAGAAGGAGCAATTATGACAAATGAATTAGACTCACCACTCTCTTATGTTAAAGTCAATATAATGCTCACATGAGAAACTAAACAACTCAGTTCATGACATTGTGTAAGTCAGACTGTGCATCTTAACTGAGCTGAAACTCTGCTTCTGCCTCTTTATAACCTCTCAAACAAAAGACGcccacagcagcagactgaccTCATTATCATAGGAACCACTGGTTGATACTGAGTTCTAACTGatgtcatgaaaaaaacacattttcgaAGAATACTCAGATTGTAATTTTGAGAGGACAGCTCAATAAAAAAGGGGTAAACTTGCTTTATTGACTTTGTTGCCACATGACCTATTGGTATTGGGGAATATGAATTTAATATACAATCGTATGTTTTATGACAAAGAAGATGAACGTTAGTTAGACTTGAGTTTTTCTGTTCCAGTCGTTGTCCAGCTTTGGGCATCACCTGAAAAATGGGTAAAGGGTATGGAGGACCACAAGTGTCAGAGACTTTATTGCCATTTGAACAGGCATAGGCTAAATGCACATTGGAATTCTTGCACGGTTCACTCAGTcaagtaaagaaaagaaaaaaaaacaattttacaattaatttttcaaaaattaagttaaagagagagagagagaaaatgaaaagagagtAGCAGGGTATGACagatattacattatttacaacAGTTATTTGCAGAACTCCAACAATTATTCACAGGGAGGAATTGCACattaagaaaaaacatattacacCTGTGTAGCGGCATGTTATACTAGGATATAAATAAGGGTTTTGGATAAGTGTTTTTGTGCCATTGTAGTAATTCATAGTCCagggagtgagtgtgtgtgtgtgtgtgccaggaCAGTAAAGTTgtactatacatatatatccCATCAATCTACACTCATAACCCCATAATggcaaagcaaaaacaaattaaaaagaaaaaaactgaaatatcacattgacataattcaattcaattcaattttatttatatcccAATTGAGGTTTTCTCAGGGCTCTtctcacatagagcaggtctagaccgtactctttaatttacagagacccaacattcctccatgagcagcacttggtgacagcggtaaggaaaaactcccctttaatgggaagaaacctcaagcagaaccggactctaggtggacatcatctgccttgactggttgtggtcagagagaaagaaggagggagagagacagagaggcagaataacaataatagtaatagagATGTGAAGAAGTcgagttagtaacatgcattaatggtaaatgaatgcatacagatggagaggaggaggaggggagaggagctcagtgcatcatgggaagtcccccagcagtctaggcctatagcagcataactaagggctgatccaaggcgagcctggtcggccctaactataagctttatcaaaaaggaaagttttaagcctactcttaaacatagagagggtgtctgcacaccggaccgaatctggaaaATGGTTCTgtctcccattctacttttggagactgtaggaaccaccagtaagctgcatactgggagcgcagtgttctagtgggataatacggtactgtgagctcttcaagatatgatggtgcctgaccattaaagGCTTTGTAGGTAGTAGTAGGAgtagaaggattttaaattctattctggattttacaggaagccaatgtagcgaacCTAAAAttggagaaatgtgatctctttttctagtttttgttagtacacgtgca
This is a stretch of genomic DNA from Thunnus albacares chromosome 6, fThuAlb1.1, whole genome shotgun sequence. It encodes these proteins:
- the LOC122983772 gene encoding olfactory receptor 11A1-like translates to MIVLQAKRRIMINSTQFSYFTLNAYIDSGHLKYLFFVILISLYILTVCANVLLIVVICMNRSLHEPMYLFLCSLFVNELYGSTGLFPFLLVQILSDIHTVSASFCFLQIFFVYSYANVQFCNLAIMSYDRYLAICFPLQYNTRMTSKKVAMLIAITWLFPFIEVAVMISLSAPLQLCGNIINKVYCDNYSVVKLACYDTTANNIYGIIYTIFLIVGVVTLILYTYIRILKVCFYGSKQTRQKAVSTCTPHLISLLNFSCGCFFEIMQSRFDMSSVPNMLRIVLSLYFLTCQPLFNPVLYGLKMSKIRTLCKSLVFSKM